In Actinoplanes sp. NBC_00393, a single genomic region encodes these proteins:
- a CDS encoding DUF4236 domain-containing protein, whose amino-acid sequence MGLVFRSRKKFGPLILNFTENGYSSWTFKIGRWSWNSKTRAHRYDLPGPVSWKQDKSRSR is encoded by the coding sequence ATGGGACTCGTGTTTCGCAGCCGCAAGAAGTTCGGCCCCCTGATCCTGAACTTCACCGAGAACGGCTACTCGTCCTGGACCTTCAAGATCGGTCGCTGGTCCTGGAACTCCAAGACCCGCGCGCACCGCTACGACCTGCCCGGTCCGGTGTCCTGGAAGCAGGACAAGTCCCGCAGCCGCTAG
- a CDS encoding helix-turn-helix transcriptional regulator, whose product MPALIHVADPKTACLPPDWAGIGSCTLPVIAGAVTDLLECHAIVLTIAGPLTAEIDFAEHTCEPGTLLWLRPGQAVRFDPTRVDEPAVTVTFRAGLFAADELPGLVPDDPDGPARRPLPLPDPSVFRAAFERLAGDTGGEPGPATAALLRHELAALLLRVALLDPGPAGAGHVESRTFERFRRRLEDGYPHTRRVEDYAADLGCSVRTLTRASLALTGRTAKQVVDDRVALQARRLLAATALSVAEVGRHLGFGEPTNFGRFFHRETGLSPGQFRAHYTTDRPSGIPGQRPPAD is encoded by the coding sequence ATGCCAGCACTCATTCATGTCGCCGACCCGAAGACCGCTTGTCTGCCCCCGGACTGGGCGGGCATCGGAAGCTGCACTCTGCCGGTGATCGCCGGCGCGGTCACCGATCTCCTGGAGTGTCACGCGATCGTGCTCACGATCGCCGGACCGCTCACCGCGGAGATCGACTTCGCCGAGCACACCTGCGAGCCGGGCACACTGCTCTGGCTACGACCAGGGCAGGCGGTCCGGTTCGATCCCACCCGGGTGGACGAGCCGGCCGTGACGGTCACCTTCCGCGCCGGACTGTTCGCCGCTGACGAGCTTCCCGGGCTGGTGCCCGACGATCCGGACGGCCCGGCCCGCAGGCCGCTGCCGCTGCCGGACCCATCGGTGTTCCGCGCCGCCTTCGAGCGGCTCGCCGGGGACACCGGTGGCGAACCGGGTCCGGCCACCGCGGCACTGCTGCGGCACGAGCTCGCCGCGCTGCTGTTGCGCGTCGCGCTGCTCGATCCGGGACCGGCCGGGGCCGGGCACGTCGAGAGCCGTACGTTCGAGCGGTTCCGCCGTCGCCTGGAGGACGGCTACCCGCACACCCGCCGGGTCGAGGACTATGCGGCCGATCTGGGCTGCTCCGTGCGTACCCTGACCCGGGCCAGCCTCGCCCTCACCGGTCGCACCGCGAAGCAGGTGGTCGACGACCGGGTGGCGCTGCAGGCCCGGCGGCTGCTCGCCGCGACCGCCCTGTCGGTCGCTGAAGTGGGCCGCCACCTGGGTTTCGGCGAGCCGACGAACTTCGGGCGGTTCTTCCACCGGGAGACCGGGCTGAGCCCCGGGCAGTTCCGCGCGCACTACACAACCGACCGTCCGAGCGGGATACCCGGACAGCGACCACCGGCGGACTGA
- a CDS encoding RrF2 family transcriptional regulator yields the protein MQISARGDYAVRAALSLAQSYPALMSAQAIAQDQEMPRKFLEAVLADLRRAGVVRAQRGAEGGYTLSHPPRDVTIGQILRAVDGPLAGVRGLRPEETQYAGAAENLPNLWVAVRAAVREVVDEVSLAELISGRMPAHVRKLTTRPDAWQPR from the coding sequence GTGCAGATCTCCGCGCGTGGCGACTACGCGGTCCGGGCAGCCCTCAGCTTGGCTCAGTCCTACCCCGCACTGATGTCCGCCCAGGCCATTGCCCAGGACCAGGAAATGCCCCGCAAGTTCCTCGAGGCGGTGCTCGCCGACCTGCGCCGTGCCGGCGTGGTGCGGGCACAGCGCGGCGCGGAGGGTGGCTACACGCTGTCCCACCCACCGAGGGACGTGACGATCGGCCAGATCCTGCGGGCGGTCGACGGTCCGCTGGCCGGGGTGCGCGGCCTGCGCCCCGAGGAGACGCAGTACGCGGGAGCCGCCGAGAACCTGCCGAACCTCTGGGTGGCGGTGCGCGCGGCGGTCCGCGAGGTGGTCGACGAGGTGAGCCTCGCCGAGCTGATCAGCGGGCGGATGCCGGCGCACGTGCGCAAGCTGACCACCCGGCCGGACGCCTGGCAACCACGCTGA
- a CDS encoding fibronectin type III domain-containing protein, whose protein sequence is MPPPLAELTAQAQTLTSAGDLVGARAVLDDVLRSADADPRRATADLAVAAALHARVLIALGDPQSARLWAAFAHAAEERLHGPKDERTIAAAATHAAVLQLIGQHGRAALVYHDLVAELARLDGPDAPRVLAAEADLATAEHAAGHCGTARARLSRAWRHHHDVYGDAAPAGIKMLARLGVMERECGRDTESREHLALAQDLSARYLPADHPLARQAAALAGAKRSGRHSCGRVEPGGDAPFRPFPRRPTVPDPGPARPAPFPALAPGQPPPDDRATDPNGRVYSAPELPPPDNRPTDPNGTVYQQPLYLSDVHRLPGDLTGRHARADTPPPLPGHRAPDYGEDGRAVPVGTARASTLTGPPNSLVPMHSERPEKPRGSTHPLLLAGLLAGGVAAAAAVVILTLPDADGATEAQSTPSAPSSVAPSGPAAGALTATGAPGAPQNLRIRDNGDSVTLQWVYPGSAKGPVQISGGRTGQEPRKFQELPAGASDFIVYSLNAKLNYCFSVAVENTAGQVAASAPICTTR, encoded by the coding sequence ATGCCCCCACCGCTCGCCGAACTGACCGCGCAGGCGCAGACATTGACGTCGGCCGGTGATCTCGTGGGCGCCCGTGCCGTTCTGGACGACGTCCTGCGGTCCGCGGACGCCGACCCCCGCCGGGCCACCGCGGATCTGGCGGTTGCCGCCGCCCTGCACGCCCGGGTCCTCATCGCACTCGGCGACCCGCAGTCCGCCCGCCTCTGGGCCGCGTTCGCGCACGCCGCCGAGGAGCGGCTGCACGGGCCCAAGGACGAGCGCACCATCGCCGCCGCGGCCACCCACGCCGCCGTCCTGCAGCTGATCGGCCAGCACGGCCGGGCCGCCCTGGTCTATCACGACCTGGTCGCCGAGCTGGCCCGGTTGGACGGTCCGGACGCGCCGCGGGTGCTCGCCGCCGAGGCGGATCTGGCCACCGCCGAGCACGCTGCCGGGCACTGCGGCACCGCACGGGCGCGGCTGTCGCGCGCCTGGCGGCACCACCACGACGTGTACGGTGACGCCGCCCCCGCCGGCATCAAGATGCTGGCCCGGCTCGGCGTGATGGAGCGCGAGTGCGGCCGTGACACGGAGTCACGCGAGCATCTGGCCCTGGCGCAGGATCTGAGCGCCCGCTATCTGCCGGCCGACCATCCGCTGGCCCGGCAGGCCGCCGCCCTCGCCGGGGCCAAGCGTTCCGGCCGGCACAGTTGCGGCCGTGTCGAGCCGGGCGGGGACGCCCCGTTCCGCCCGTTCCCGCGCCGCCCGACTGTGCCCGACCCCGGGCCGGCCCGCCCGGCGCCGTTCCCCGCGCTCGCCCCTGGCCAGCCGCCACCGGACGACCGGGCGACCGATCCGAACGGCCGGGTCTACTCGGCGCCGGAGTTGCCACCGCCGGACAACCGGCCCACCGACCCGAACGGGACCGTCTACCAGCAGCCGCTCTACCTCAGTGACGTGCACCGGCTGCCCGGCGACCTGACCGGCCGGCACGCCCGCGCGGACACCCCTCCCCCGCTGCCCGGCCACCGGGCGCCCGACTACGGCGAGGACGGCCGGGCCGTGCCGGTCGGGACGGCCCGGGCCAGCACGCTCACCGGGCCACCGAACTCGTTGGTGCCGATGCACAGCGAGCGGCCGGAGAAGCCGCGCGGCAGCACTCATCCGCTGCTGCTCGCCGGCCTGCTCGCGGGCGGGGTGGCCGCGGCCGCCGCGGTGGTCATCCTGACCCTGCCGGACGCCGACGGCGCCACCGAGGCGCAGTCCACCCCCTCGGCGCCATCGTCGGTCGCGCCGTCCGGCCCGGCCGCCGGCGCGCTCACCGCGACCGGTGCCCCCGGCGCCCCGCAGAACCTGCGGATCCGTGACAACGGGGACAGCGTCACCCTGCAGTGGGTCTACCCCGGCAGCGCCAAGGGGCCGGTCCAGATCTCCGGTGGGCGCACCGGGCAGGAGCCCCGGAAGTTCCAGGAGCTGCCGGCCGGCGCCTCCGACTTCATCGTCTACAGCCTCAACGCGAAGCTGAACTACTGCTTCTCCGTCGCCGTCGAGAACACCGCCGGCCAGGTAGCCGCCTCGGCCCCGATCTGCACCACACGCTGA
- a CDS encoding GGDEF domain-containing protein, translating to MTTDTASCVPTGLHDELGALETAVAELEGRPNSQFRTVREPAAEIQRRAEELGAHELAQRAGLLLAGVLLREGRTGEAGRIAHQVQAWADEHRATYLLARAHRELSSFFRAVGDFSDALTHAVQCVAVLAEDAPAVVRARHLVSLSIAMEEAGDVKGGDQRAREALALAAVSGDHELTLQVLNNMAYSAFEQDDEPAARTLVGQMRELHTRTGVQLGANLLDTMARVDMMSGGYAAVEELMAPVLDDRVAANEGDAIAECLLTLALARRLDGRYDDAQAALDRNRELCADRELAAIGARIRQEQAALYAATGRFAEAYEEHRAFHAAATAQHSAQRDARARALQAVFEANEARRASDHFREMAHRDALTGLYNRRYVNDRMPDLLQEAAGHRRPLAVALVDLDHFKRVNDTLSHATGDTVLQQIAELLEEAAGSSAIAARMGGEEFLLVFPGLDAREAALHCEGLRLRVRAHNWVPVTGRLPVTTSIGVTATTPDGKGTFTALLSQADRNLYAAKRSGRDRVIADLEL from the coding sequence GTGACGACCGACACGGCCAGCTGCGTCCCCACCGGGCTGCACGACGAGCTCGGCGCCCTCGAAACCGCGGTTGCGGAACTCGAGGGCCGGCCCAACTCGCAGTTCCGGACCGTGCGGGAGCCGGCCGCGGAGATCCAGCGCCGGGCCGAGGAGCTCGGCGCGCACGAGCTCGCGCAGCGGGCCGGGCTGCTGCTCGCCGGGGTGCTGCTCCGGGAGGGCCGCACCGGCGAGGCCGGCCGGATCGCGCACCAGGTGCAGGCCTGGGCCGACGAGCACCGGGCCACCTACCTGCTGGCCCGCGCACACCGGGAGCTGTCCAGCTTCTTTCGCGCCGTGGGTGATTTCTCGGACGCCCTGACCCACGCGGTGCAGTGCGTCGCCGTGCTGGCCGAGGACGCGCCCGCGGTGGTCCGCGCCCGGCACCTGGTGTCGCTCTCCATCGCCATGGAGGAGGCCGGCGACGTCAAGGGCGGCGACCAGCGGGCCCGGGAGGCGCTGGCGCTGGCCGCGGTCTCCGGCGACCACGAGCTGACCCTGCAGGTCCTCAACAACATGGCCTACAGCGCGTTCGAGCAGGACGACGAGCCGGCCGCGCGGACCCTGGTCGGGCAGATGCGCGAGCTGCACACGCGTACCGGCGTGCAGCTCGGCGCGAACCTGCTGGACACCATGGCCCGGGTCGACATGATGAGCGGTGGGTACGCGGCGGTCGAAGAGCTGATGGCCCCGGTCCTGGACGACCGGGTCGCCGCAAACGAGGGTGACGCCATCGCGGAATGCCTGCTCACCCTGGCTCTGGCCCGCCGCCTCGACGGCCGGTACGACGACGCCCAGGCCGCCCTCGACCGGAACCGGGAGCTCTGCGCCGACCGGGAACTGGCCGCGATCGGCGCCCGGATCCGTCAGGAGCAGGCCGCTCTGTACGCGGCGACCGGCCGGTTCGCCGAGGCGTACGAGGAGCATCGCGCCTTCCACGCCGCGGCGACCGCCCAGCATTCGGCGCAGCGCGACGCCCGCGCCCGTGCGCTGCAGGCCGTCTTCGAGGCGAACGAGGCTCGCCGGGCCAGCGACCACTTCCGGGAGATGGCCCACCGGGACGCGCTGACCGGCCTCTACAACCGCCGGTACGTGAACGACCGGATGCCGGACCTGCTGCAGGAGGCCGCGGGCCACCGCCGCCCGCTGGCCGTCGCCCTGGTCGACCTGGACCACTTCAAGCGGGTCAACGACACGCTCTCGCACGCCACCGGGGACACCGTCCTCCAGCAGATCGCCGAGTTGCTGGAGGAGGCCGCCGGCAGCTCGGCCATCGCCGCGCGGATGGGCGGCGAGGAGTTCCTGCTGGTCTTCCCCGGGCTGGACGCGCGGGAGGCCGCGCTGCACTGCGAAGGGCTCCGTCTGCGGGTCCGCGCGCACAACTGGGTGCCGGTCACCGGCAGGCTGCCGGTGACCACCAGCATCGGGGTCACCGCCACCACGCCGGACGGGAAGGGCACGTTCACCGCGCTGCTCTCCCAGGCGGACCGCAATCTGTACGCGGCTAAGCGCAGCGGCCGCGACCGGGTGATCGCCGACCTGGAGCTCTGA